The following nucleotide sequence is from Salvia splendens isolate huo1 chromosome 2, SspV2, whole genome shotgun sequence.
CTTTTTAATATGACAAAACAATCAATGAAGCACTTCATCCAAGCAGTAGCATGAAATGAATCATTAGAAAGATAGTACCATCATACTATTATTTAGAACATCTCAATGCACAAAGGAGAGGTCCTAAAAGTACAATAGAGGCCATGCACCAATATATGCTATGTAGTCCCCTACATACAAGGGACTAACTGCACGGCAAAGTTTAATCCTATCAAAATCACGAACCAAACTGCCTCGAGAAGCCTTAAATTCATAGTTATCTCCCTATAATCTACTGAGTAGTTGTAGGATAGCTTAGGAAAGAAAGCTCATAATTCTCACAAAAAGCCTCACTTTAAGACACTCAGTGCCAATTCTCCCTTCTCTTGAAGATTTTACAGCCTACTACTAATCAATTTTCATAGAAAATTAGCATGCATCAAACATTTTACAGTTCTATCCTACATTTCTGCAGCACAATGCCATTTTCAGTCAACTCTCTAGTCAAATGGAGTATCACAATGACTCACATTTCACAAATGTTTTTCAAGCTAAAATTTTTGAAGCACATGACATATATAGCTTGTGAGCACGAAAATACATACCTGCAACAATGTGATCTTAGCTGAGAGCGTGGTCGCCTCACTTTGCAGGGTTTGAACTTTCCTTTCCAGCTCACCCGTGTAGCGCGTTTTTCTCTCTTTCGATCGCGCAGCAGATTGTCTATTCGCCAGTATCCTGTACAGCCATCAACCCTCTAAATCAATATTCCAATATACCTCCAACAAGAGATAGcatatacacaattcacacaaaCCACATACTATCACAGTTACTTAGTTCTCAACACAAAATCTAAAACCATCAACACCACAAGGCGAAGCAGAAACATAACCCAAAATAGGGGGGGATAGACAATCAATCAAGATAAATCATCACCAAAATCGAGTCAACGATTGCAAAAATCGGGTCAAAATCAAACCTTTTGGCTCTCTTAGGGTCAATTAGGGCGAGCTCCGCCAGCCTATCAGAAGCAACAGACTTCTTCGCGTTCGAATCGACTTCGCACGACGACGTCGCACTGGAGTACTCGTCCATCGAGTTGCTATGCCTGTGGCGCGGCCGCGGCGGCGCCGCCTCCGCCGACGGCGGACCGTCCAGCACAAGCCCCTCGAAGAAATCCGCGTCCACCGAGAGGCTCCGCAGATGAGCCAGCCCGTCGCTCCTcttctgctgctgctgctgcggcggcggcggcgccgtCACAGCAGCCTGCATAGACGGCGGCGTTTCGAGGTTGAGGTCGGCGAGGACGCCGTCGACGAGGATGTCGTCGAGGTCGGGGAAGCGGAAGAAGGTCTCGGAGTGGGCGCGGCGGTGGAAGGGCACCCGGGTCGGGACGTCGGAAATCTGGTCAAGGTCGGCCCGACCCGGATTGTAGGCGGAATTTGCGAATTTGGGGTCGACGTCCATCATTTTGGattggagtgagagagagatgagCGAAAACTTGATTAAGGGTTGAAGAATTTGGGGGTTTGTGAATGGAGAAGAAGGGGTCGAATTGAGAATTTTACTAAGTTGGGGGGCTGGAGGGGCCCACAGTAGCGGTTAGCGACGGGTCGGTGTTGGAGAGATTGGGCTCAGCCCGCTTTAGAGGTAGGATATATTAAAGCGGGCCCTGCTTTCTTGACATGTGGATGATTTACTCTAATAAATACAGTATATCTTTTGTCATCGGAAAAGAAAAGATATAAAGAACTTTTTTTGTCCTTTTGTATCATTCATGATAGGCGATAGTAGGATAAAATATAAGATGGGTTGggattttaaatattataaaatataagatgggttaggatttgaattattaGAGGGGACATTTTATTTAAACTTTGTCTAAGTATCAATTTTAGtcttaatatttaaaaatatcttcTAAAATCTATTAACTTTGATATAATATTACTTGAGCTATTTTTCATTACTTCAAATTTTTTAGATGAAAATATTCTCAAGCCCATAAAAGACATTTTAGTCTATGTATTCTCTcttctttattaaaatattaatttatctcTATTGCTTTTTTGTCCAATTATTAatagagagaagggaaaaatgggaaagaaaggagaaaaagagaaggaataaatggaaaaaaattactcaaataaaataaatattttaatcaagaaaagagaataaatatactaaaatgCTCTTTATGGACTTGAGGGTATTTTTATCCAAAAAAGttgaaatagtgaaaaagtagtTCAACGATATTACATCGAAGTTAATGGACCTTAAAAGCCATTTTCAAATGTTACAGACCAAAATTGATAGATTGGCAAAGTTCGCGAACTAAATAAAATGTTTTTTCGAATTATTCAATGAACTGCTGAGTAGGAGTAATAGGAATAACATTTGATAAATCTTGTGTTATTGAATTATTTTAACATAAgatccctccgtccgcgaataatcTCAGTTTAGTTTTACTATAATAGGGTCCTTCATTctattcatatttcatttaacTTTTTTCACAcactatttttaatattttttaaaattcgcgCCGTTAATAAATGAGACTCCTCGATGTCCTCATGATGGATGGAGGGAATGCTAATCTTAAGTTATTGaatgattaaaataaacataaacTGATTTCGATAAATCGTAAAGCAAGTTTTAAAACCCAAAATAGTTCTTATAGTAAACTTGAACTTTTCgatacatttattatttttttaattatttattcttaTCAAAATCGCCAATGAAGTAGAATATGTTGTCAAATAAGACAGCAAAATAGATTACTCCACAGTTTTGGGTTGCATCGACAACTATCATGGAGCAATAACTCGAGTACACATATTGAAACATGAGCTGCATGAAACATGAGCCATTATGCATACAGGAGCCAAATgaaattagtagtattatattttaagaatattatgtaTCACTACATATATGAGTTATCTTCAAATTCAGTAATTGAAAAGGATATTTACAACTTCATTATTTTTTCCCTTCATCAGCGTACAATGCTTTGATCACCTCAACATCGTCATAGCTACCTAGGAATATCGGTGAACGTTCGTGTATCTTCGTAGGAAGCAAGTCGAGAGCCTGTAATAAAAACATCGATGCTCAGAGGAAATCTTGTGTCAAACTGTGTCCTCTGCCACAGTCACAAACCATACCCCGAATCCAAACACAACCAAAGCCAAAATTACAAATACGACCCTGAATATGAGAGTGATCCATCAAGAAAACGCAGACATCTTACCCGTTGTTTCCCTGTAAATGCTTGTCCACCGGCTTGTTCCATCAGATATGACATAGGGAAGACTTCGTAGAGTACCCTGTTTCACCCAATTGTATTTGTCCAGATAAGTTTATACTTTTTGATCAGTGACTACATTTTAAACAAGCGTTGTACCGTAGTTTGCCATTTGGGCTTTTCTTATCAGCTGGGTACAAAAAGATGCCACCATAGAGCAAAGTGCGGTGGACATCAGCTACCATGCTGAAAACCAGAACACGCGATGAATATTCAAACATGAACATAAGTTGTTTCATTACATCATCAGCAGATTTAAGTTTTCATTTACCTTCCAATGTATCTCAGAGATTTTGCTGGCGATCCATCTTGGGGATATTTGCATTTTTCCACATACCTGGAGTTCACAAAATAGTACGATACATATATCGAATACAATACGAAGTTAAAACCTAAAATCATAGAACATACTTTGCTGTTGCTGCATCCCAGTTCTTGGCATTTCCTTCGTTGACAGAATAAATTTTTCCTTTCTTGGGAATCTGCATCAAGTGAATTGCCAAAGAAATGGAAGTTGTGAAATACCAAAATGCAAATTCATCCCTAACCATTGCATGGAAGTCAGACACAAAAATAAGTTAACCATACGAGGTACTAGTAAATTTTTAGAACGAGTATGTTAATGGTGCTCGTGCAAGAAGATAAGCATATAGGAAGTGCAAAACTGGTTAAAACTGAGCAAACATGGGAGGAGATATTGACCTTAATATCTGGGTGAGTCAATATGAATTCTCCAAGAGATGGATCGAGTGTGAACCCGTTAACTCCCTTTCCAGTACTAAGAACAAGCTGTACATTAAGAGCAAGGGTGTGGCTAAGAATTCATCATGCAAAACAATAGTCTCTATCTTCGTTTACATATCAAACATATAACATATATACCGTGCAAGAGCTTCCGTACATGCAGTATCCCGCAGCTACCATATTCTTCCCAGGCTGCAAGACATCTTCTATCTTTGGGTCAACTCCGTCTTTGATTGCATAAATGCCAAAGATCTGAAAATAAGAGCATCACCATAAAATTAACAAAGTATCATGTATACGACACAGGATTCTCCGAGACTAGTAGCCAAGATCATACAGTTCCAATTGAAACACCACAGTCGATGTTGGATGATCCATCCAATGGGTCGAACACAACACAGTACCTGCATTTTCAAAAGTGAACATCACCACAATGTATGTTAACAGACAAGGAATATCTTTTAGTTAGAGAGTAGTTACGCACTTTCCACGCAGGGCTGGTTCCACAAATGTTGCCTCTTCATCCTCCTCAGAGACAAGGATGCACTGCCAGTGATTCACACATTTATAAGCATAAAGAATTacatatagtatattttaagACTGAAAAACATTCAACAGCAACATACAGTTCGGCCACTGCTGACTAACGCCTTGATAAAGACTTCATTCGAGAGCACATCCAGTTTCTTCTGTTCTTCGCCCTTCGTAAACAAAAACGACAAGCTCAACTCATCTTATAACAAGTTCTTACATGACTATAGTATACCGTGCTTATAAGCTATACACATCAAAATGAATGCTGACAAAATTTACCTGTACATTCGTCTCTCCGGCAAGTCCTATGAGCTTGGCCAAACCAGCCTGTAAACCACAATATAATGGTTTAGAATCTAGATGTAgtaattcaaaaaaatataccATAGCCTATAATGAGGAATTACAGTCTTTTCTGCTCCCCATTCAAACAGAGGATATTCATATATAATTCCAAATTACAAGACAGAGTAGATGTTTTTCATCAGCCAAGAAATGATGGTGTTTAAAACAATCAGGGGATATTCATATATAATTCCAAATTACAAGGCAGAGTAGATGCTCGTCTATTTATCGTGACTCTAGTCAAAATATCAGTAAAATCATTGAACACAATAACACTAGGAAACTTCAATGTTGAAGCATGTATGGTGAAGATTTTCAATTGCAAACTCAACACAAAATCAATTATTCAATCAAATCAAACACCAATCTAGTATATTCCATCCTCATAAAAAACGAATATCTGCACACAAATTCATCACCACCCAGTTTTCACTTTTCAGAAAATATCCCCAAATCCTGAAACGTCAAAAACGAAATTCCACCACAAAATCTCAATTAACAACAGAATTGGAGATGAGACCTTGTTAACCGCAGTGCAAACGAACTTGCAGCCGAGAACAATATGACTGAGCAAGATGGTGAAGTCTCCGCGCGATTCCGGGTGTTTGGACTGCTCGTTCAAAACATAGCGCGTTATGGTCATCAAATCCGTCCGGTGAGCATCCGCCTCGTGATCCATCGCAGTCGCAGCACAACCAACCTATACGTACACAAATACTATATCTCTGAATTAGTCCACTCCCCACTCAACTATTTTAAAATATCCGCcagcacacacacacacacacacgtctATATATATTATCTGGTATAGTTGGACCGCGATTCGAGGAAGACTGGAAAAGGGTGACGCAGAAAACACGCAATAGTGTGTGTGGATAGGGATGGGATGAGGCAGTTGTGGAGGGAAAATTGAGGGCTATCTGGAATAGTTCATGGAGCTTCAAAGGTGACACGTGGCCGTGGATTCTAGCAGTTGATTAAACCATCAACATTGAATCTCTCTTTGTTCTCGTGAAAAATGATTTCTGTCCCCATCAACAAAATATCAGCTTCTACCTTTCTTTGAGAGGGTCGTCACTCATCGGCGACTATGGTGTTTTTGTCTGGTTTTGATTGATCCACTGTGGTAGGGAACATGGTATGTGCCGTATACATCACAAGGCCAAATTCCATTCATACCATTACCTTTTTCTCTGTTAATAATATAGTCACAACTTACTATAAATGAtgctatttttttctctattaatatagttataataagTACTGCTCCCTCCACCCTATAATAATAAGAAGGGAAATGCTATGCAGCCACAATATGGCTGGCCATAACATGAcattttagtaaatttagatagTATGACTATTAATGTTTTAAATAAGACATTTAATGCTCAAATAATTTTACACTATTACCCTTTTACTTAATTCTagttgttttttatttcatttctctaATCCAAAATTTACACTTTTATACGTATTTCTTTTATTagattcattcatttttttaattttatgttttcaataatttatttttacactattttttaatttaagattaaaattttatccttttaaaaatgttttcctATTATACCAAGTTGGAATCAATAAAGTTTTGTACTcgttatgaaataaatttatttggaaCTAATTTGATACATGCTCTGTAGTTTAGTGATCATTTATAATATTAACCCatgattattaatataaataagtatATTGATCAAAGCtcaattttacttatttgtaaatatacaaacatttagagtattttaagtaaatatgaaaaataaaagtattaccACGATGCATtggtattataaatataagaaataattaaattaattatcatgtaaccttaataaatattaatttttatttatataaatttcatgCACCATGAGTTAACTAATGATCTAATTGAATAAATTCTAGTctcttcatatttatattttataactaAGGGTACAattgtataaataaaattgatactttttagaagtattgatttcaatgaaatgGCATTAAATACActatcttttattatttttttttatttttatggctgGTCATAATGTGGCCATTTAGCACTACTCTAATAAGAATcatattttgaagaaaatattaagtGATCCATCTACTCCAAAGTGACAAAATGAGGTGGTGTGACCAACTCTTTGAAAAATAGAAGTAATAAAGGAGTGCACACTTGTAAAGCTATTTTTagaagatactccctccgtccggcaatatgagtcccgtttttccatttcgggacgTCCGcgattaggagtcccggttcacttacCATATTTGGAAATTGCAATTTAATATACCATCCACCCCCCAAACCCCAACACCTGTCTTGTTTTTAAttctcactcttattctcaCTTTGTCTATCCTCTCACTCTCTCCATCCATTCACTTCGTCGAACCCTAATCGCCGCCTTACCCCTCCTCCTCAAAACCTAATCGTCACCGCCTAGATCGGTGAAATGTACTCCGATTCCGAACCAGTATCACCAATCTCTCTCTCAGAGACCCCTAACCCCCTTCCATTTCCTCCTCCTCAAACCCTAATCGGCGCCGCCTCGCCTCACTCCCAGGAATGGGTATTCGACCCCTCAGAGGCGTCGATTCCGACCCCAATCGCGACCCACTACTCTCCAATCCCAACATATTCTTGGGAGAACACCGTCTACATGTATGCAACTGTAGTTCCTGAGACTCCGATGGGCGAAGACCTACTCCCTGAAACTCCAGTGTTTGCGTCGCTTGAGTTTGATTGCACCACCACTGTTGTCCCTGAGACGCTGATGGACGAATCCCTACTCCTTGAGACTTCGTTCACTGAGTTTGAGTGGGACAATCCTTTTGTCCCTCAAACGCCGCTGGTCAGGCGACCGAGAAAACGCCCGATTGAGGAGGAGGAATGGTACAAGCAAATGTTGGTGATACTCTTGCCAGGCATGAAGGATGTACTCTAAATCTGTGAGTCTTTCTTTCAATTTTCCCTTAGAACCACCCCCTACATTCTTAGGGTTTGGAGGTTCATAGGGTTGGCGATTTATGGGATTCCGAGGGGGTTGGGGATATCTGGCTCTATGATGAACGGTGTAGCCACCCCCAATGTTGGGTTAGGAGGCTGCTCTGTGAGGAACGACTTTGTCCCTGTATTGGTTAGTTTAGCCACCCCTAATGTTTGGTTTGGAGGCTGATTATACACTGTCCTATGATGATATTTTGCTGAGGGTAATTGGAGTTCTGTATTTGGTGAATGCATTCTGCTATGTTGTGGATTGATGTTCTGATTGGTCCTGATGATGTTGCTATTATGTTGGTGTTTCTTGGTTTGTCTCTGCCTTGGGTTAATTTAAGTTCAGCCACCCCTTTAGAGGTTTGGAGGCTGAGTATAGACAGCCCTATGATGATATTTTTATGAGGGCTTTGAAGTAAACTTCACTAAATATGTGCATTAGTACATGTTCTTTGCACTAGTTCTacatacaaaacacaaaatatcaGACCTTACTGACCAAAAACATGAAGGTCTTACTACCAAAATACTTCAACTATCTATCTAGAAGCCAAAAGCAGTAGCCAAAGCCATAATGTCATATCCACAACCAGCATTGTTCTCTGGTTGCTGTAAGTACTCCAACACATCTCTCACAAGATCTTCATCTACATCCAGTGCATTGGGCAGTCCCACAGTTCTTTCCAACCTGTCCTTGTTAATGTGAGGGACCTTGTAATTGTTCCCACCCCTAAATACCATGATCTCTGTGAGGCAAGCCTGCAATGAGAGGAATACTCTGTTTAGGGTTTGTGGTGACAGCTCTTCATAAGAGCTACACACATTCTCCAACAATGTGTCAACATTATTGCATGGTTTCTCATGTTGCAATGTCTGAATGGCTCTGAAAAACCCTAGGTCTAAAATATTGGTGTCAGGTGAATTGGGTGGTTGACAAATCAGCTGGATTTTAAATCCATCTGATTTGGCAACAACCTCAAATTCAGCATCCACACCATTTATGTGGGGTGTGGCATTGTCTTGCTGGATATAGATCTCTTTGCTTGCCCACTCAGGCCACTTGGCCTTAATTGCTGGTACAATCtgtaaattacaaaaaaaaaaacctaaatgaTGATGTTTGTAAAAAGAATGATCTGATAGGTTGGGAAAAAGGCTTACCCTGTTGATAATGCAGTCCCTCATCACACTCTTGTTCACTGAAGAAATTGGTTTAGTCTCAAGTGTGCCTTTAGCCCTATTCTTGGATTTCCTTTGTGCTGCAACCAATTCAGTAAAAGGGAAAATACCCAACTTTCCATCAAATTTGGTTTGGTATCAGTTAAGGCAGGTTTGATAGCATTTGTATGTGGCCTTAATTTGTCCTCCTTAATCCACTGACCTAATGTGCTTTTGCTAACAGACAATTTGTGGGCCATTTTTCTAATTGCAGACCTTTCAAGTGTGGATAAAGCTCTTACCTTTTCTTCATCTAGAATTAACTTATCAGAATGATGATAGCCTTTAACCTTGCCTTCCATTATTGCAGGTTCCCCCCTTTGCATGTGCTGTTTTGCTTTGTTCCAAAGCCTATAAACTGTCTTCCTGCTAATGCCGTACTCCTCTGCTGCCTCCATAACTGCCCATCTTGTGAGCACTCCATCGATGTTGTGCTTCAGTAGGAACTGCACCACCAAGTTCTTCCTACAGCTGCTTAAGAACATTGTTGTTCTTGACCCCTCCTCCATCCCAATGATGAACTTTTTCTGAGGGAGTATGTAATTTTTCCTCTAGTtggattttttgttttgttgggAGGTTGGTGGAGGTGTAAATGCAGCTTgtgaatgtatttataggagGCTACTTTAAGAGGGAAATTTAAGTGCAAATTTGTGTTCAAGTGTTCCCTCTAAAATGTTTAAGAGGGAAAGCTCAAATTTTTTTGTCACCTCTTGTACTGTGTGAACATATTTCTGTCAATTCAGGTATGGAAGGCATGTTTGTGGGTCTGTGATGAAAATTGccaattttatttatgcattttcgattttttttttaattttaaaccaggaatattaaaatccaattaaatttaaattggtATACTAAACCAGGAATACTAAAATTGGAATactaaaatccaattaaatttaaatttaacacGTAAAATCTTTATTCCACACTCAAATTATTAACATTTGGTCATATAGATCTAATTTTGTATTCAACCAACAATTTAAGTGGGACCCCAATTCCACTATCACACTACATTTAATACACACTCAAActctttcttaaaacccgcgcTACTTGTGAATGGGACTCCTAttgccggacggagggagtattcattagactattttcattaaaaactaCTTAAtctttaaatatagaaaatcaATAGCTCTTAAGTATAATATACTATGTACatacttttaaataaaaattttattttcgtaTTAAGCTACTGACTCCATGTATAATTGTTTATATGCGTTAAAAATAAAGAAgatggaaaaataaaattattgtcaTGCTTTTTTATTTGTGctgattttttaattatatatgtactTATCCCCatacattttaaaaataatagtatcaattattttattatatgatTATTTGTGTAGAGTTTTCAATTATGTAATCATCACCGTAAAATTTTATACAATACTAACAAAGTGTATGGTTATAATTTTTATTGCGGCTAAAAAAGAGATGAGTACTATTATTAGTAGTAATTTAAGTATGCAATATACTATATACAGGAGGCGACTAACATTTTATggctataattttttttccttatgtacttatgtatatataaatttatatataattgaaaattctacaaaaataaaaaaagtatagccattatttcatttttctctcttctttttcacAATCAATCATGTAAACGATTGTATTATGCATATATTTAAGTATGGACAAAAATATAACGTTAATATGAAAATACACATTGTATTATGCCTATATTTAAGtatggaaaaaaatataatgttaatatagtatttaattatcatgcaaatttccataaatataatgttaatatagtatttaattatCATGCAATTTTCCATATAATTAGTCTAACGAATATCTTCTAAAAATAACTGCATTAAATTTCAAGTCTAGTTGGATGTGGTTCTCCATTTGTCAAATATTCATTGGTTGGACACACCGCATATTAATCCACCTTGGTATGGACGTGTGTGAGTTGACCAAGTGATAAAAGGTATAGCCTGAGGCCAATGGTCTTGAGTTCGAGTTCGAGTCCTCCGTAGTGCCTAGTTTTTTACGTTTTTCAGTGAAGCTAGTTTCTTTTGTGAACAAAATCAAATCAGAGAGTTAAGAAAGCTGCCCACCAAGTTGACATGGTTCGATTCAACTATTAGGTCTCTctatttttacttttatatattctaGAATGAAAAATACAATAGGGATATTATATTACTAACTATAGTACTGTACTACTAATATTATCATGATTttgagagaaaataaagaaagacggattcattggaattttttcCATCACCGTGACATGTGAAAAGAATTCCAAAATTGTCGAAATATATATCGATGGATCATTAACTGAACATAAAGATACATGTGTCTAATGTCCCAACCCCTTCTACTCATTAATAGTATGTCACAAAGAAGGAGCTACTAATCACTGCACATTAGGCGGTTTCTGTTGTCGGGAATGGTTACCTGTTCTTTCGAACGTTCTGCCAGCCTCCGTCCC
It contains:
- the LOC121761520 gene encoding transcription factor VIP1-like; amino-acid sequence: MMDVDPKFANSAYNPGRADLDQISDVPTRVPFHRRAHSETFFRFPDLDDILVDGVLADLNLETPPSMQAAVTAPPPPQQQQQKRSDGLAHLRSLSVDADFFEGLVLDGPPSAEAAPPRPRHRHSNSMDEYSSATSSCEVDSNAKKSVASDRLAELALIDPKRAKRILANRQSAARSKERKTRYTGELERKVQTLQSEATTLSAKITLLQRDTSALTAENKELKLKLQAMEQQAHLRDALNEALRNELQWLKITASQMHGSNGSSRGPSSPFSPPRPPTTNYYTQQHTSPNNAKREG
- the LOC121760312 gene encoding fructose-1,6-bisphosphatase, cytosolic-like, whose product is MDHEADAHRTDLMTITRYVLNEQSKHPESRGDFTILLSHIVLGCKFVCTAVNKAGLAKLIGLAGETNVQGEEQKKLDVLSNEVFIKALVSSGRTCILVSEEDEEATFVEPALRGKYCVVFDPLDGSSNIDCGVSIGTIFGIYAIKDGVDPKIEDVLQPGKNMVAAGYCMYGSSCTLVLSTGKGVNGFTLDPSLGEFILTHPDIKIPKKGKIYSVNEGNAKNWDAATAKYVEKCKYPQDGSPAKSLRYIGSMVADVHRTLLYGGIFLYPADKKSPNGKLRVLYEVFPMSYLMEQAGGQAFTGKQRALDLLPTKIHERSPIFLGSYDDVEVIKALYADEGKK